The DNA region taaaactaaaactaaaagtaaGAGAATtccagacaaaaaaaaaatcacacgtTAGATTAGGATgaagataaaatttaacattatatacaaataaaaaagttaagtgGCATTTAAGTGAGAGGAAAAATActcacaaatttaaatttataaaattttgatttaaagtGTGGTGATATTAAGATCCATCCTGTCTTAATCTCCTCTGTTATTCAACTCGCGCCATTTGCCTCATTAGAATCCTAAGGGGAACAAAGTAAAAGACAACCATCAAGTGAAAGATTAACACATTCTAACCAATTCCAGCAGTTACAGCCAAAATTCtcaaccagaaaaaaaaaaacttaattttacctaataatgtaaaattctACATCTCATGAACCAACATTGGACAACCCAAGTTTTCAAAGTTTTACTCGTGATATGCGTAGTTTCAATCTCCTGGACCATTTGcaataaatgaaaatgaaggCTCATCTAATctaaaagacaaacaaaaaaaagaaaaaaaatatggcaatttggttatttttgtaatatatagGGGCAATCTTACTCATGCAcgtttatatataataagatgaaattaattaatatatggaTGGAGGATATCCATTGGAATTGTGAAAGGCACCTTTGATACTGATACACATATCCTTTGGTTACTTTCAGCATTATTCTGTAACTTTcctgtttctttctttttatttcatttaccaAAATAATTTCAGGACCCTTTTACGGTGTTATTatacttaaattattttctattcacTTTTTGAGAGAGAGGAGTGTAAGTTGTAACATGTTCATGTTGcatataaagtaaaataatgttTGACTAAACTAATCCGAGGGGCtgcttcaaagtttaaaaaaatgcagggaaagaaaaagaaaagaaaattggaaTTTTGCAGTGGCAATGATGAGAAGGAAGGGCACTAGTAGGCGCAGGATAAGCACGTGGAAATTGCCTTTAGAGTTGCACGCTGGCAATGGCTTGTCTCCATAGTAAAAAGTAACACAGCCTACAACAACATcgtattccttttttttattttttttatttgttaatatagcACAACATGCTATAGTTTTAGTGTTTCTACTAAGTAACAAAGCAAaacagaataaaaatataaatacataataaagtTACACAATTTTCCTAGGTCGAATTGGTCAATGAATGATTGACAGTTTCATTATTGGGTATCCACTATCCAGATGCTCTTAAGTCTTACCTCAGCTTGTAAAAGTCTCACGTCTGAATTGCATTCTTTATTTTAGCTGAGTATATATTTCATGTTGTATTTCGATGTTGttcttttatgaataattttaaatcttgttatacattttcttgaaaatatttaatgagttttatatttaaagatattagatatatttattatttaacattttctttataaaataagaaaaatatttataaaaagatataatatgGCTTGCaaaatataatctttttttatcattttaactatttttaatctctaaaatggattaaaaatagtatgtatagagactaaaattaatttattttttaactatatataaagattaaatgAGTAACTAaatcaaaaacatattcaaaacttatcataCAAAAGAAGTAAGGGGATTAAGAAAAGAACGTTGCAGGATGATTTATGattattctctttttataaaataatagaaagatTTGTAAGGAAAAAACTTAGTTATATGTGTTGGCActcaatgtaaatttttattatgcaGATTATTGAGttaaaattctaatttctaTTGGAAAACCATACTTAAAGATCTTACTTTTGTtcaatttataatcattttttcattgcaattttgtttttggttttgttgCATTTTCTTTGGGTGTTGTGCTGCTAAGCTATATATAGTCGTTTTATTTTAGAGCACGCCTGTGTAATCTATATATATCTTCCTAAATCGGGAAGAATTTGCATTGCCCTTTGATCCTTTCTCTTTAAAATGTCCAATTCACTGATAACTTTGTAGTGTTAGATGCTCCCAATTTATGTCGATTGACCATTGAACAGCGTTAGAAACACACTTCTTTGCGTAATCTGTCAAATACACTTTCTATCAATGATTGAACATtagtactaaaaaaattacgtAATCTTTCAAATACACTTGACgaatttcatttataatttcattttttttcttacaaaataacaaaattgtttCTGAATGAATGTGATCAAAGTTGCGTTCCTTTTTACCATATTTGTTGTCACTCCTACTTATTTAAACTGCTTTGTATTATTTCTTCCCGTAGCAAGCctcttgtttttccttttccattGGAACTTCTTCACATCCTCTCTCTCCCCCCAAAAAAACTTGATcttctttactttctttttctgtctgagagttcttgaagttttccattgaGGCTCCAGAAACTTTATGAGTTCTGTTGATTCATTTTCCACTTGGCAATATAATGAAAGAGCATTTCATGTAGATGTTCTTCACCACTATATGCTCTTATTGCACTACTTGTGTTTTGTGCCGTTCTGAATTATGCAAATAACTACATGATTTAGCATAAAAGAAATTGTTGACACACAATCATGAAGTTTATGAAACTAGGATCTCGTTCGGACACCTTTTACACTGCAGAGTCTGTAAGGCAAGTCATAGATAGATCAATTTTTATTGGTTCTATTTGTAGATGATTAATGGATTAATGTGTATCAGCTTCAGGTGAGTAACAtgagttttttcctttttctttgtatgCAGGACAATCTCTTCTGAAGTTTCAAGTGACTTCATAATTCAAGTGAAAGGAACTAGATACCTTCTTCACAAGGTATGCTTCTTGAAACTTTTACACTTGAGAATACCAAATTACCAATTATAGAAACTCTTCAAGTTCTATCTCAgtccatttttatattttaagaaactttttgtatctttttttttttattgttcattcATTATTGTTTTGTCACATATTGGCTCATGTTGAATTGTTGATGTTGTTCAGTTTCCACTACTGTCCAAATGTTTTCGCCTGCAAAGGCTATGCTCAGAGAGTTCTGATTCTCCACAGCACCAAATAGTCCAACTACCTGATTTTCCTGGCGGGGTGGAAACATTTGAGCTTTGTGCCAAGTTCTGCTATGGCATAACAATCACTCTCAGTGCTTACAACATCGTGGCCGCGCGATGCGCGGCCGAGTACTTGCAGATGACTGAGGATGTTGAGAAGGGGAATTTGATTTACAAGCTTGATGTTTTCTTCAACTCATGCATCCTCAATGGCTGGAAGGATTCCATTGTGACTCTACAAACCACAAAGGCATTGCCTTTGTGGTCAGAGGACTTAGCAATTTCAAGCAGATGCATTGAGGCAATTGCCTCAAAGGCCTTAAGCCACCCATCAAAGGTGAGTTTGTCACACAGCCATTCCCGGAGGGTGAGGGATGATGTGTCTTCATGCACCGGAAGCGAAAGCTTGAGACACAAATCAACAAGCAGAGGTTGGTGGGCTGAGGATTTAGCAGATTTGAGCATAGACTTGTATTGGAGAACCATGATAGCCATCAAATCTGGTGGCAAGACACCCTCAAATCTCATTGGTGATGCATTGAAAATCTATGCATCTAGATGGCTACCAAATATAAGGAAGAATGTGCATCATGTCAAGAGGGAAAAAACTGAATCagactcagattcagattctgCAAGTGAAGTGAATTCAAAACATAGACTACTTTTGGAATCAATAGTGAGCTTGCTTCCAGCAGAGAAAGGTGCTGTTTCTTGCAGCTTCCTTCTTAAGCTATTGAAGGCTGCCAATATTCTcaatgcttcttcttcttcaaaggTGGAATTGGCCACAAGGGTAGGACTTCAGTTGGAGGAAGCAGCGGTTAACGATCTTCTGATACGCTCGGTGTCTAAGAGTACTAATGATATGATCTATGAAGTGGACTTGGTGATGACCATATTGGAACAGTTCATGTTGCAAGGTCAGAGTCCTCCAACCAGCCCTCCAAGATCAAGATTTGCCGTCGAAAGAAGGCGGTCTCGTTCCGCCGAGAATATTAACCTTGAGTTTCAAGAGAGTAGGAGGTCCTCCTCAGCTTCTCATAGCTCAAAACTTAAGGTGGCAAAGCTTGTGGATAGATACCTTCAGGAGGTTGCCAGGGATGTGAATTTGCCTCTCTCAAAATTCATTGCTATTGTTGAAACTATACCAGATTTTGCAAGGCATGATCATGATGATCTGTACAGAGCTATTGACATTTATCTCAAGGTAATGTTTTGATTAagaaatttctattattttcagAATTACTTCATGTTGTACatggtaggaaaaaaaaaatggccaaCAAAGAGGGGTTCCTGGGGGGCTCTGGTTGAAGAACATGTTTCAATGGTGGGACAGAATTGGTGGATAAACAACTCGACCTTGAAATCTTGTCTCATTCAACATTTTTTCGTGGTTTAGGTATAGTAGGATGACCCACCAGAAATTTGGTGTGAATGTGGCCACTTTCTGACTAACACTCGCAGTTTCTAATTTCTGTTCTGGCAGTTAGTCATTTCACTTGGTtagaacaagaaagaaaaaaaatgtcagtGATAACTATGAAAGAACATTTTTGGTACACacgagttttattttattggtactagtttttttgttcttctctcTATAATGGCAACAATGAACTTTGAACTTAGGACATCCtgcaaaatattcaaattcTCTGCTACTTAGACGACCTTaatgagtttttatttatacTAGTTGTGTTCATTAGATagggataaaaagaaaaggagataaATGTTCTTTAGTCCTTCACATGATTGGTAGTGTGTTTTTCCCATTTTCCATGATAAATGTGTTCATTCCATTAAGCaaaatttttacaaaaagagaACTCTAAACTCTTTTGTAATGTAATATATGTTACTGGGAGAAAGAACCCCATTAGTATCactaaaaattttgtttaactGAAAAATGTAGGCACATCCAGAACTCAGCAAGAGTGAAAGGAAGAGGCTATGTAGAATTCTAGACTGCAAAAAGCTGTCTATGgaagcatgcatgcatgcagcACAGAATGAGCTTCTTCCCCTAAGAGTTGTTGTGCAAGTTCTCTTCTTTGAGCAAGTAAGAGCAGCAGCAGCTGGTGGCAAAGTGAGTGACATGCCAAGCAACATCAAGGCATTGCTCACTGCAAATGGCATTGACCCTTCAAAGCACACAGCACCATTGAGCACCACAACTAGTATTCATGTTGATGACAATTGGAGTGTTTCTGGATTCAAGTCATCAAAGTCAACAACTAGGAACCCTACTCTCAGAATGAAGCTAGCTGAGGATGACTTGGATGAAAATGTTGTGCCCCGTGATGAGATTGGAAGAACTTCTAGGTTTAAGGGTATTCTTGGTCTTCCCACTCAGCCCAAAAAAATGTTTAGCAAGTTGTGGTCTACAAATAGAAGTGCCACTGAAAAGAATTGAgtgaatttttctatttttcatgatGGGGATATGGGGAATTTAGAGGGTAACATATACTATATGTAAGTTGTAATGTAATGTAAAATCTAGGGAAAATTAATGAATCCAAAAATGTGCATTGTTCAGGTAACCTATATAATAATGAGAAATGAGATTTTTCAAAAAGGGGGAAATCTCTTTGGTAAAAATCACATTTGTGAAAAATTGGATGATGATTGAGGAAGAGGAACCTTAGGTGTAAGTGACGAATTGTAGGGTCAAGGGTGCCGTTTGTGTCCACGAATCTGAAACACGTGGCTATGTTCATCTTTGGTGGTTCACTTCAAATGGGTCCTGATTCtgttgataaaaattaattattgatattttcatGCTTCTAACATAAAGCAATTAATAGTGTAATATCAGATTATGTTCCTCATATCTATTTTGTATCCACGCGGATAATGTCGTCCCTTATTGAATTGATATCTTGTTATGGATAGGATTTGTTGCAAATAATTAAGGTTGGACATTTGGTGTTTTGTTAGCAGAGATTTGTCATTAATATATCATGCGGTGGAACAATCTAGTGTGTTAGTTTGGTTAACAAAATGATGTTGCAATGAATACCGACCAAAAAGTAGCACAAATAAACAAGAAAGAATAAGATCCAGCATTGGTAAGATATGTTTGCTTCTAAGTGGTATTATTGAAACAACGACAACTATTGAACTTAAAACCACTTGTTGTGTTTAATACCCATGACTCAGCATTGTTCCATCCCTACAATAAACCTCCATGTATCCACATTTACTATTCTaagcaaaaaataattgaagagTAAAGATGGGTATTCCATTTAAAGCCAAACCTTTTCAGCACTACTGAGAAATATGTGTAACAAGTTTTGAGGCCCTGAAATCATAGGCTTCTTCAATATCAACTAATTATTTAGGTATTGAGTTGACTTCTTAATTGCGCTGGGTGTATTTGATGGAGGTCACTTTCAACCTCCTTTACTCTCAGATTTCTaattataatcattaatttggattTTTGTGGGATTGATGAGACGAATTATGTCCCTAGAGAACTAACTAGTTAGTTCAATCTCACAAACTTAGACCGACCTCTCACTGTTTTGGAGGCGGTGAAAGAATTAtacttttctaaattttttaggtTCAACAAAGTCAtaaaaagcatatatatatatatatgggaatCAAATAGTGGGGGACTGGCTGTGGTGGTcgtcatcatcattgttgcaatCATGATCACTAGTCATCATAGTTTCTTTGACCTTGACTAAATAACTATTTTGAGAGCATGCCTGCATGAATATTCCTGACATCAATGACTGATTTACTAGTACTACTAGGTATGATTAGCATTTACAACAATTCTTTGTACTACTTACTTGAACCATTACTGTTTACATTccttttgatattttgtttgctTCTTCTCTAATTCAATACTTCAATTCAAACTACTTACCAGTCATTTGTCAAGAAGTTGCGTGCGTGAATAGGAATGTACCCTCCTAATTCTTAGTGGATCTCTTTATTTTCCAATGGTTCGTTGCTCCACTTTTACTATTAAAAAGTTGGAAtcgaaaaaaaaactatttagagGTTAGAGATACGAAATCAAATTTATGCAAGGAAATGACGTGGAAGCTTGCTTCTGAACGTGTTTATCGAAAATATACTACCCACATAACACACCTCAACACCAATAATGTGTCTGTATAAGTAATTGGAAATTTTACTGGTCATTAAATTAATCGCCTGCAAGTGACAATTATGATGGTTGATTCCAAGTTCGTTTGTGCTATTCGAGTCTAATAGTGCTAGGCCATGTTGGtaaatcaatttttgttttcatctcTAGGCAATGTTGGTGCAGGTGGTTGTTTCAATGATTCACAATGTTGTTTCTTCTATGTAGTTCCAACTCACAAATTTGAATGAGATTGTAGTTGTTCATCATCAGGGTACGATGTCAGGGGAAAATTTTGTTGCTAGACTTGGTTCATGTTGAATCTTATAATTGGCAACATATGCGTagatcaaattttataacaaattaataatattgtatacaTAAACTTTGATGTTTTGCTATATCTAGATTCATCGGGAACCTGAATCTATTATTATATAACAACTCGAAGACATcaaatatgagaaaattttgacaaaatcaaaaaaagattTTGCCAAATGGACAGTAGTTTATGTTTTTAAGTATTCTTCATCAATTAAAATTGTAgctttatataaataacatcgATGCTCAAGCAACTGTACTAAGTTTTGTCCACTGCAAAATTTCAGTTTCAGAATCAATGAAGTGATTCTTGTTCATGAAGCAGAGAGACTTAATGAGTTTTGGAACCACTCCCTGTAGTCATAGATTATCGTAGCACATAGACCTTCACAATTAATCCATGTACATGGTGTATTGCTTCACATGAGATGCTATTATGTTTCATGAATACAATACCACAAAGACAACAGAAAAAATGACAGAACACTTTATACGACTAGATTTAGTGATCAAGTTAAGGAAAGGACACTTAGAAAAAtacggggatgtgaaaagagtaAAAAGACAACGGgtatttcaacttttaataacATACACTTGAAAGGACAATCAAGCAGGAATGAAATTAAATGATCCCAAATTGTTAACGTGACAATCGTATAGAGTAAAATTACTTACATGACATACATCTCTACACCTTGCAATTATTATAACTTACCATTGGTTTATGATTAGATGACtttgtaaaaaattttacactgtcaattcatcaattttttttttctcattttataaatagatagaaagTAAACAACATGACGCGCCTAAACACAAGTAATCATATAGCAGCTTAGTAACAATTTAACATTCAATTCATCAGAAGATCAATGAACTGGATCCTTGTTAGCAACAGCAACAGCATCAACAATTGAAGAATGAACCGTAGATGCCTGATCCCTGAGGGACTCTGATTCCATGCTTTTGGTCCTCTGGAGGCTAGGGGCACGGTGAAGCCGGCAACGAAAAGAACCAGCATGTGTGGTTGGAGAACAAAGACAATTGCTCTTGGTCATACTAGGTTGTCTCTGAaggccaccaccaccaccaccttgtCCCAAATTAGGAGCCCCTTGAAACTCCACCCCAGCAACACTTGACACGACCTCACTCCTAGATGCCATTTGAACTTTCTGGTCACTTTCCATGCTCTCCAATTCCTGCACTACCTAACATACAAATAGTACCACCTTTTGTTACAGAATTCAAATACCAGAAAATTTACCACTCAGGCACACCGCTTAACTGTTTGTTAGAAAAATACTATCCAAGCCTGTGACTCTTCCAATTAATAGCATAAGATGTAGCAACATagctatatatgtatttggagACCACACCTTAAGAAGGGTCTCGAAGAACCTTCAAGATTCAGGAAATTCAAATACCAGAAAATTTACAACTACTCAGGCACACTCTGCTCAACTACTAGTTACAAAATTACTATCCAAGTTAGTGACTCTTCCAACGAATAAGATAAGATGTAGCAACATACATGTATTTGGAGACCAAACCTTAAGAAGGGTCTTCAGGAACCTTCAGGGTTGAAGAACTTTATTAAAGAATAGAAGCAAATTATGGAGATGGAGAGAAAAGTCGATTTGCTCATATGCATAAGACCCATGATGCAATGTGATATAAAAATATGGATCAATATGCAACACACAAGTTTGTGTGCTTTCTTTCTGTTCATATCACGGGtttgataattaattcaactaaCGCCCCCACCTACATTTTGATCTCTTTTGGATTTGGTATACTATATATGTTTATGTGCTTCAACCACTGGCAACATGAAATCATATCAGATCATcgaatttctctcttttgtgtGGAGTTGCATTGAATCATGACGCAAAGTTTGGCCCCTAAACAATAAACACCAATGCTTTTCGGACCCACACATGATGGCAGACATTCGAGTGGATGTCAATTACCCTACCTTTGCTGTGGGTCTCAACTTGCAATTTAGTATGCATGCACAACTTGATGGATAAGATGCCTTGTCACAACAATATCTCATTATTCAACATTTGCAATGAAAACACATAACAGCAttgataaattgataataaCCAAAACCACTTTAGGCACTGAAGGGTTATATTGATATTTTCTAGAACTAGGCTTCCGCTCCTTGAATACTCCTATAAGGCCGTGTTTAacaatattttgttgaatttaatggttatatatatataagttatgaCTAAATgacaacataaaattattttatatgattaatattgtcattaaattcttttttttttacctaaattTATTGAAGATCACACGATCTTGTAgaagttttaatttgttttttatttaataagtttaactaataatttttaaaaaaatattaacgaataatacaaaatatacTAAGAAGTATATTAAAAACCaaggattaaaataatagtCATTTTAATGACAACTTTGGTCCTTATAAAAtatgatgtttttattttattttactcctTTAAAGATTGAAATgcttagagactaaaaaaaaaactttaaaaagctACAACCAAAAACATCCTATTTTATaaggaaataaaatcatatttaagcaTTTTAATGACTAACCTGATATTTTTGTGttactttaatatatttttttataaaaaccaatCGGATACCTATCTTTTGGGTTAACAACCTATTACTAATAGGAAATTAGTATTCTCACCACCAGTAGTGCCTGGCAATACCAAGAAGGATGAAATGTCTTTTTTGCCCACAAGTCCAAATCCCTATACCCCCTAACCCCTTCTCCAAGCACCGTCTCACCGCCCCACCCTGACCATAGATCCGACCAGATCGTAGTTGAGATTTACGCATATGGGTTTTCACAAGGTGCGACAACCTTGTTTGCAGAGGCGGAGGGGTTGCGCACAGTCGTGTATTTGGGGATTTTTACGGTTTGGTTTTGTTGAAGGCGAAGGGGATGCAGTGATCTTGTGGCTTAATTTCTCTAATGAAGACGAAGGGATCTTGCTTGGGTTTGAAtctgtgttgttgttgttgcgtTTTTTGTTTGGGATGTGTTCAGGTGCTTGTCCACCCGATTCTCATTTTCGTCTTCTCTCCTTCTCAACGGAAGCGTATTTCCGTTTCAGTAAGTATGgtcgaaaaaaaattaaatccaacCGAATCGGAtttctcttatttaattttttttcttcatccatTAAATAAACAACAGAAACAAACACTATTATATTGTGCAAGTGTATAACAGACGGAAATGTGTTTCCGTTGATAAATTGTTTCACAGCTCCATTTAAGCaatgaaaatacatttttgttttgtttcggTTAAGGGGAAATTTGGGAATACAGCTA from Glycine soja cultivar W05 chromosome 8, ASM419377v2, whole genome shotgun sequence includes:
- the LOC114423102 gene encoding BTB/POZ domain-containing protein At1g67900-like — encoded protein: MKFMKLGSRSDTFYTAESVRTISSEVSSDFIIQVKGTRYLLHKFPLLSKCFRLQRLCSESSDSPQHQIVQLPDFPGGVETFELCAKFCYGITITLSAYNIVAARCAAEYLQMTEDVEKGNLIYKLDVFFNSCILNGWKDSIVTLQTTKALPLWSEDLAISSRCIEAIASKALSHPSKVSLSHSHSRRVRDDVSSCTGSESLRHKSTSRGWWAEDLADLSIDLYWRTMIAIKSGGKTPSNLIGDALKIYASRWLPNIRKNVHHVKREKTESDSDSDSASEVNSKHRLLLESIVSLLPAEKGAVSCSFLLKLLKAANILNASSSSKVELATRVGLQLEEAAVNDLLIRSVSKSTNDMIYEVDLVMTILEQFMLQGQSPPTSPPRSRFAVERRRSRSAENINLEFQESRRSSSASHSSKLKVAKLVDRYLQEVARDVNLPLSKFIAIVETIPDFARHDHDDLYRAIDIYLKAHPELSKSERKRLCRILDCKKLSMEACMHAAQNELLPLRVVVQVLFFEQVRAAAAGGKVSDMPSNIKALLTANGIDPSKHTAPLSTTTSIHVDDNWSVSGFKSSKSTTRNPTLRMKLAEDDLDENVVPRDEIGRTSRFKGILGLPTQPKKMFSKLWSTNRSATEKN
- the LOC114423103 gene encoding uncharacterized protein LOC114423103, which gives rise to MESDQKVQMASRSEVVSSVAGVEFQGAPNLGQGGGGGGLQRQPSMTKSNCLCSPTTHAGSFRCRLHRAPSLQRTKSMESESLRDQASTVHSSIVDAVAVANKDPVH